Proteins encoded by one window of Clostridium cagae:
- the cplR gene encoding ABC-F type ribosomal protection protein CplR (Contributes to intrinsic pleuromutilin, lincosamide and streptogramin A resistance.): MVLIKLDKVKKYYGDRLILDICNLEILENDKIGIVGENGAGKTTLIKVILGEVAPDEGKVFLSNSYSYISQNEECSGEYQGGKIKKILKSPDNYDGFLSGGEKMKIKINKALNVKSSILIADEPTANLDTNSIKNIEKIISEYKGSLLLVSHDREFLDKLCNNILEIENGKVKLYKGNYSKYIKLKAEEREAEQREYHRYIAEKKRLEKAIIGKENNRDSIRKTPKRMGNSEARLHKMGNQRSKKSLDGNIKSLKSRINHLEEKEKPNAIKEIRIKINKGKEIHSKTVIEVRNLNLYVNNEILINDCNFKIKNGEKVAITGANGCGKTTLIKKIIKNNTESIRLSQDISIGYFDQSQDILDANKSILDNIKLNSSYDETFIRINLDGFGFKGDSVYKNVSTLSGGEKVKCALCKNILSDNNTLILDEPTNYLDIKSIEALEIAIKNTEKTVLIVSHDRKFISNVCDCIIEIRDNKLNYFNGNYNEFVYEKINNKNKKEEKSSEREKRELLLVLQNKLSEIISRLSLEKDLSIKDKLNLEYIELLNKIKTLK, translated from the coding sequence TTGGTATTAATAAAATTGGATAAAGTAAAAAAGTATTATGGAGATAGGTTGATTTTAGATATATGTAATTTAGAAATATTAGAAAATGATAAAATAGGAATTGTAGGAGAAAATGGAGCGGGAAAAACAACTCTTATAAAAGTTATTTTAGGTGAAGTAGCACCTGATGAGGGAAAAGTTTTTCTAAGTAATAGTTATTCATATATAAGTCAAAATGAAGAATGTAGTGGAGAGTATCAAGGAGGAAAGATTAAAAAAATATTAAAATCTCCAGATAATTATGATGGATTTTTATCAGGTGGAGAAAAGATGAAAATTAAGATAAATAAGGCCCTTAATGTAAAGAGTAGTATTCTAATTGCAGATGAGCCAACAGCTAATCTTGATACTAATAGTATTAAAAATATTGAAAAAATTATTAGTGAGTATAAGGGGAGTTTATTATTAGTTTCTCATGATAGAGAGTTTTTAGATAAACTTTGTAATAATATATTAGAAATAGAAAATGGAAAAGTTAAGTTATATAAAGGGAATTATTCTAAATATATTAAGTTAAAGGCTGAGGAACGTGAAGCAGAACAAAGAGAATATCATAGATATATAGCAGAAAAAAAGAGACTTGAAAAAGCTATAATAGGAAAAGAAAATAATAGGGATTCTATTAGAAAAACACCAAAGAGAATGGGGAATTCAGAAGCACGATTGCATAAAATGGGAAATCAAAGGTCAAAGAAAAGTTTAGATGGAAATATAAAATCTTTAAAAAGTAGAATTAATCATTTAGAAGAAAAAGAAAAACCTAATGCTATTAAAGAAATAAGGATAAAAATAAATAAAGGAAAGGAAATACACTCAAAAACAGTTATAGAAGTTAGAAATTTAAATTTATATGTAAATAATGAAATCCTTATAAATGATTGTAATTTTAAGATTAAAAATGGTGAAAAAGTAGCGATTACTGGCGCGAATGGTTGTGGTAAGACAACTTTAATAAAGAAGATAATAAAAAATAATACGGAAAGTATTAGATTGTCACAAGATATATCCATAGGATATTTTGATCAAAGTCAAGATATTTTAGATGCAAATAAATCAATATTAGATAATATAAAATTAAATAGTTCTTATGATGAAACTTTTATAAGGATTAATTTAGATGGATTTGGATTTAAAGGGGATAGTGTATATAAAAATGTTTCTACATTAAGTGGAGGAGAAAAGGTTAAGTGTGCACTTTGTAAAAATATTTTAAGTGATAATAATACTTTAATTTTAGATGAGCCTACTAATTATTTAGATATAAAATCTATTGAAGCATTAGAAATTGCTATTAAAAATACAGAAAAAACAGTTTTGATAGTTTCTCATGATAGGAAATTTATTTCTAATGTATGTGATTGTATTATAGAGATACGAGACAATAAGTTAAACTATTTCAATGGAAATTATAATGAGTTTGTTTATGAGAAAATAAACAACAAAAACAAAAAAGAAGAGAAAAGTAGTGAGCGAGAAAAACGAGAATTGCTACTTGTATTACAAAATAAACTTTCAGAAATTATATCAAGATTGTCTTTAGAAAAGGATTTATCAATTAAGGATAAACTAAATTTGGAATATATAGAATTACTAAATAAGATTAAAACATTAAAATAA
- a CDS encoding DUF5692 family protein: protein MGFLYETTSFTGWGIWLFVFFALMAFNELGRSTKWGGIILFLIVPIVLTIFVWPTTAAPGNEYGTGTWFNWVKTYSAIAGCLGFMAIRYIPSLSKKKLALCFPPFILALNIFEASIRDFQCFTYGEWNGAYVDNLWVMSGSWNIMNGIAGLLNIITICGWAGIFISKDKTKDMIWPDMIWLWIIAYDLWNFAYTYNCIADHSFYCGLALLLSCTIPAFFIKKGAWLQHRAQTLALWIMFVMTVPMFADRIAPVATTHNQTAFFMVSLLSLSANAILAVYQFNKIRKNKLNPLKDEIFTETKAYKKVAEENK from the coding sequence ATGGGTTTTTTATATGAAACAACAAGTTTTACTGGCTGGGGAATCTGGCTTTTTGTTTTTTTTGCCTTAATGGCATTTAATGAGCTTGGTCGATCTACAAAATGGGGCGGAATCATACTATTCTTAATTGTTCCTATAGTTCTAACTATATTCGTTTGGCCAACAACTGCAGCACCAGGAAATGAATATGGTACAGGCACTTGGTTTAATTGGGTAAAAACTTATTCAGCTATTGCAGGGTGTCTTGGCTTTATGGCTATTCGCTATATTCCATCACTATCTAAAAAAAAGTTGGCATTATGTTTTCCACCTTTTATTTTGGCACTTAATATTTTTGAAGCATCTATTCGTGATTTCCAATGTTTTACCTATGGAGAATGGAATGGAGCATATGTGGACAATCTTTGGGTGATGTCAGGATCCTGGAATATCATGAATGGTATAGCTGGATTACTTAATATCATCACTATTTGTGGTTGGGCTGGTATTTTTATTTCTAAAGATAAAACCAAAGATATGATATGGCCTGACATGATATGGCTTTGGATTATAGCTTATGATTTGTGGAATTTTGCATATACATATAATTGTATAGCTGATCATTCATTTTATTGTGGTTTAGCATTATTGCTTTCATGCACAATACCTGCTTTCTTTATTAAAAAAGGAGCATGGTTACAGCATCGTGCACAAACACTTGCTTTGTGGATTATGTTTGTAATGACAGTGCCTATGTTTGCAGATAGAATAGCACCTGTAGCTACTACTCATAATCAAACTGCATTTTTTATGGTAAGTTTATTATCTTTAAGTGCAAATGCTATACTGGCAGTTTATCAGTTTAATAAGATTCGAAAAAACAAACTTAATCCATTAAAAGATGAAATATTTACAGAAACAAAAGCTTATAAGAAAGTTGCTGAAGAAAACAAATAA
- a CDS encoding 3'-5' exonuclease, translating into MNYIVYDLEFNHQYSKDNKVSNLTFEVIQIGAVKLNNKLEIVSTFNRLIKPTVHTEIHPFIKDLTQITTEMVNSEKYFSDVYNDFIKFIGNKESTVCIWGTSDIKELLKNVKFHNLKEIDDLRKYIDVQNLASKYIKTPKGTKVGLKTAIEFFNLPIEKEFHDAFNDAYYTAQIFKKLYTSKIKSSIYNNPYSKRISEPKQKVDTKGLLRQFEKMYNRKLSEEENKMIKLAYNMGRTNQFLKK; encoded by the coding sequence ATGAACTATATAGTATATGACTTAGAATTTAATCATCAATATTCAAAAGATAATAAAGTTTCCAATCTGACCTTTGAAGTAATACAAATTGGAGCAGTAAAACTTAACAATAAATTAGAAATAGTCTCAACCTTTAATAGATTGATTAAACCTACTGTTCATACAGAGATTCATCCTTTTATAAAAGATTTAACTCAAATAACAACTGAAATGGTGAATTCAGAAAAGTATTTTTCAGATGTATATAATGATTTTATTAAATTTATTGGTAATAAAGAATCTACAGTATGCATTTGGGGAACTTCTGACATAAAAGAATTACTTAAAAATGTAAAGTTTCACAATTTAAAAGAAATAGATGATTTAAGAAAATACATAGATGTTCAAAATCTTGCTTCAAAATACATAAAAACTCCCAAGGGAACAAAAGTAGGATTAAAGACTGCTATTGAATTTTTCAATCTACCAATTGAAAAAGAATTCCATGATGCATTTAATGATGCCTACTATACTGCTCAAATATTTAAAAAACTTTATACATCTAAAATCAAAAGTAGTATTTATAACAATCCATATTCAAAAAGAATTTCAGAACCTAAACAAAAAGTTGATACAAAAGGATTATTACGTCAATTTGAAAAGATGTATAATAGAAAACTCTCAGAAGAGGAAAACAAAATGATAAAACTTGCATATAACATGGGTAGGACTAATCAGTTTTTGAAAAAATAA
- a CDS encoding LysR family transcriptional regulator: MISKLDLYKVFRQVGKSKSFSKAAAELYMTQPAISQSIMQLERELDTRLFNRTPKGVSLTNEGNHLFEYVDSAIGLIEAGEEKILEFHNLSVGELKIGVCDTISKYYLMPYLEKFHNMYPNIKFKIINSTTLELCTLIKGGEIDIAICNFPIDDSSLELRPCVEVQDIFVCGEKYKYLLNDNMSLDDVANLPLIFLEQTSNSRKYVENFMVSKGIRISPEFELGSYDLLLEFAKINLGIACVVKEFAREYLNKGLIYEIKTVEEIPKRNIGVCYLKRVPLSLASTKFVEIIEE, from the coding sequence ATGATAAGTAAATTAGATCTATATAAAGTTTTTCGTCAAGTGGGCAAAAGCAAGAGTTTTTCAAAGGCTGCAGCGGAACTTTATATGACACAACCTGCTATAAGTCAGTCTATAATGCAGCTTGAAAGAGAATTAGACACTCGTCTTTTTAATAGAACACCTAAGGGCGTATCACTAACTAATGAAGGAAATCATCTCTTTGAATATGTAGATTCAGCTATAGGTTTAATAGAAGCTGGAGAAGAAAAGATTTTAGAATTTCACAATTTATCTGTAGGAGAACTTAAAATTGGTGTGTGTGATACAATTTCAAAATATTATTTAATGCCTTATTTGGAGAAGTTTCATAATATGTATCCTAATATTAAGTTTAAGATCATTAATAGCACAACATTAGAGCTATGCACACTTATAAAAGGTGGTGAGATAGACATAGCAATATGTAATTTTCCAATAGATGACTCATCTTTAGAATTAAGACCATGTGTAGAAGTACAAGATATTTTCGTTTGTGGAGAGAAGTACAAGTATTTATTAAATGATAATATGTCACTTGACGATGTGGCTAATTTGCCATTAATATTTTTAGAACAAACATCAAATTCAAGAAAATATGTGGAAAATTTTATGGTTTCAAAAGGGATAAGAATATCACCAGAGTTTGAACTTGGTTCATATGATTTGCTCTTAGAATTTGCAAAAATAAATCTAGGAATAGCATGTGTAGTTAAGGAATTTGCAAGGGAATATTTAAATAAAGGTTTAATATATGAAATAAAAACAGTAGAAGAGATTCCTAAAAGAAATATAGGGGTATGTTATTTAAAAAGAGTTCCACTTTCATTAGCTTCAACTAAATTTGTAGAAATAATTGAAGAGTAA
- a CDS encoding coenzyme F420-0:L-glutamate ligase — MERVIGTVVRGLRCPIIKEGDKIEEIVVDSVLRASASEGISINDKDIVTVTESVVARAQGNYASIDNIATDVKAKFGDDTIGVIFPILSRNRFAICLRGIAKGATKKIVLMLSYPSDEVGNHLVDLDLLDEKGVNPWTDVLTEAKFRELFGYNKHPFTGVDYIDYYKSLIEEYGIECEVIFSNDCKTILNYTKSVLTCDIHTRFRTKRILKANGGEKVYSLDNILSESIDGSGCNEAYGLLGSNKSTEQTVKLFPRDCQPIVDNIQALLKEKTGKNVEVMIYGDGAFKDPVGKIWELADPVVSPAYTAGLDGTPNEIKLKYLADNDFADLKGEELKTAISNYIKNKEADLVGSMAAQGTTPRRLTDLIGSLSDLTSGSGDKGTPIIFIQGYFDNYTK, encoded by the coding sequence GTGGAAAGAGTTATCGGAACAGTTGTTAGAGGACTTCGTTGTCCAATTATAAAAGAAGGAGACAAAATTGAAGAAATTGTAGTTGATAGTGTCTTAAGAGCTTCAGCATCTGAAGGAATTTCTATTAATGATAAAGATATAGTTACTGTAACTGAATCAGTTGTTGCACGTGCTCAAGGAAACTATGCTTCAATAGATAACATAGCTACAGATGTTAAAGCTAAGTTTGGCGATGATACAATTGGTGTTATATTCCCTATCTTAAGCCGTAACCGTTTTGCTATTTGTTTACGTGGTATTGCTAAAGGAGCTACTAAGAAAATAGTTTTAATGTTAAGCTATCCATCAGATGAAGTTGGAAACCATTTAGTAGATTTAGATCTTTTAGATGAAAAAGGAGTTAATCCTTGGACAGATGTTTTAACTGAAGCAAAATTCCGTGAATTATTTGGATATAACAAGCATCCTTTCACAGGAGTTGATTACATCGACTACTATAAATCTTTAATAGAAGAATACGGTATAGAATGTGAAGTTATCTTCTCAAATGATTGTAAGACTATTTTAAATTACACTAAGAGCGTTCTTACTTGTGATATACATACAAGATTTAGAACTAAGAGAATATTAAAAGCTAATGGTGGAGAAAAAGTATATAGCTTAGATAATATATTATCAGAATCAATTGATGGAAGCGGATGCAATGAAGCTTATGGATTATTAGGTTCTAATAAATCAACTGAACAAACAGTGAAGTTATTCCCTCGTGATTGTCAACCAATCGTAGATAATATACAAGCTTTACTTAAAGAAAAGACAGGTAAAAATGTTGAAGTTATGATTTACGGAGATGGCGCTTTCAAAGATCCAGTAGGTAAGATTTGGGAACTTGCTGACCCAGTTGTTTCTCCAGCTTATACTGCAGGATTAGACGGAACTCCAAATGAAATTAAATTAAAATATCTTGCTGATAATGATTTTGCAGATTTAAAAGGTGAAGAATTAAAAACTGCAATTTCAAATTACATTAAGAATAAAGAGGCTGATTTAGTAGGTTCTATGGCTGCACAAGGTACAACACCAAGAAGACTTACTGACCTTATTGGATCATTATCTGACTTAACTTCAGGTAGTGGAGATAAAGGAACACCAATAATCTTCATTCAAGGATATTTCGATAACTACACAAAATAA
- a CDS encoding exonuclease domain-containing protein: MNFVAIDFETANEKRNSPCSIGIVVVKDGEIIEEVHHLIKPKEMRFMPINIGIHGIRPRMVQDELEFDKVWEKIKYYFNENLVIAHNASFDMSVLRNTLELYNIEMPSFRYICTMKLSRNFYSNLDNARLNTVNNFLGYEFKHHDALADAMACSNILLNICEELNTRDINEISKCVGVTLGCVNENGYKPSSTKGRIFKRSSRQPVRQSETTMKNFNFTAFTDEVVVFTGGLASMTRDEAIRLVRKLNGSVGSSVTKKTTYLVTNTKDIDDLHRDEMSNKLRKAVDLKNKGQGIKFLNEEAFIKKCRGI; the protein is encoded by the coding sequence ATGAACTTTGTAGCTATAGATTTTGAAACCGCTAATGAAAAAAGGAATAGTCCATGTTCTATAGGTATTGTTGTTGTAAAAGATGGTGAAATTATAGAAGAAGTACATCATTTAATAAAACCTAAAGAAATGAGATTTATGCCAATAAATATTGGAATTCATGGAATAAGACCTAGAATGGTTCAAGATGAATTAGAATTTGATAAAGTATGGGAAAAAATTAAATATTATTTTAATGAAAATTTAGTAATAGCTCATAATGCTTCTTTTGATATGTCTGTATTAAGAAATACCTTAGAACTTTATAATATAGAAATGCCAAGCTTTCGGTATATATGTACAATGAAGCTTTCTAGAAATTTTTATAGCAATCTTGATAATGCAAGATTAAATACAGTAAATAATTTTTTGGGATATGAATTTAAGCACCATGATGCGTTAGCTGATGCAATGGCATGTAGCAATATTTTACTTAATATATGCGAAGAATTAAATACAAGAGATATTAATGAAATATCAAAATGTGTTGGGGTTACTTTAGGATGTGTAAATGAAAATGGATACAAGCCATCTTCAACTAAAGGAAGAATTTTTAAAAGATCTAGTAGACAACCTGTAAGACAAAGTGAAACTACAATGAAAAATTTTAACTTTACTGCATTTACAGATGAAGTTGTTGTATTTACTGGAGGCTTAGCATCTATGACAAGAGATGAAGCAATTAGGCTAGTTAGAAAACTTAATGGAAGTGTGGGGAGCTCTGTAACAAAGAAAACAACATATTTGGTGACTAATACAAAGGATATAGATGACTTACATAGAGATGAAATGAGTAATAAGCTTAGAAAAGCAGTGGATTTGAAAAATAAAGGACAAGGCATAAAATTTTTAAATGAAGAAGCTTTTATTAAAAAATGTAGAGGAATTTAA
- a CDS encoding WG repeat-containing protein produces MSSNKKRSEKHFKYKSRIEKKLYPALKNTIKGDVYGYIDENGSLIIEPKFTRAYDFNKYGLAIVEENDKWGLINVKGEYVIKPIYDNINEFNEMRAIFNQKDYMGVLNEKGTVVTKKNYNFISDYKDGRAVIAVSSDNGEYIYGYIDLYGKEIVSPKYSEANDFNNGVALVKSQEKSYSLINRFGKVLATYNYEYVAQYGDGLIVFANSYDGPFGFMDINGKEVIKPIYKQAQGFKNKVAIVTEEDNYIGPYGVIDLNGKYIFQPIFSDVKILGEDRLALGMSIGEDKYLTRYIYAIGDTKGNKLTDFIYLVVGDYKDGLAYASDNENTFFIDKLGNEVKSLPIVSGSGELSIKNDLVYANIDYSPYYLDKSGKVIYKPNNVINLNKNYSVMKKRYKPNINYLIYNPVINGVKNRIIQDEINIKLKEMSYFKPYGEDGKPKDVVISKDDVLTYDYYGNFSVKYFKKNLLILDLIGYYYPIGAAHGMPTTKTPSIDLLTGKFYTIGDLFMGGVNWLGELNKIIQKMIDSDPQYEYVNKDAFKSIRIDQDFYIDGDNLYIYFPPYEIGPYAAGFITFKIPFSEISGMINKNGAFYLSFN; encoded by the coding sequence GTGAGTTCAAATAAAAAGCGTAGTGAAAAACACTTTAAATATAAAAGTAGAATTGAAAAGAAGTTATATCCAGCATTAAAGAATACTATTAAAGGCGATGTCTATGGTTATATAGACGAAAATGGTAGCTTAATTATTGAGCCTAAGTTTACTAGAGCTTATGACTTTAACAAATATGGATTAGCTATAGTAGAAGAGAATGATAAGTGGGGCTTAATAAATGTTAAGGGTGAATATGTAATAAAACCTATATATGATAATATAAATGAATTTAATGAAATGAGAGCTATATTTAATCAGAAGGACTATATGGGAGTTTTAAATGAAAAAGGAACCGTCGTAACAAAGAAAAATTATAACTTTATAAGTGATTATAAGGATGGTAGAGCAGTAATTGCTGTCAGTTCAGACAATGGAGAGTATATATATGGATATATTGATTTATATGGGAAAGAAATAGTTTCTCCTAAATATTCAGAAGCAAATGATTTTAATAATGGAGTAGCTTTAGTTAAATCACAGGAAAAAAGTTATAGTTTAATAAATAGGTTTGGGAAAGTATTAGCAACTTATAATTATGAATATGTCGCTCAATATGGAGATGGATTAATTGTATTTGCAAATTCTTATGATGGTCCATTTGGTTTTATGGACATTAATGGCAAAGAGGTTATTAAACCTATATATAAGCAAGCTCAAGGGTTTAAAAATAAAGTAGCCATAGTTACTGAAGAGGATAATTATATTGGACCATATGGAGTTATTGATTTAAATGGAAAATATATATTTCAGCCTATATTTAGCGATGTGAAAATTTTAGGAGAAGATAGATTGGCATTAGGTATGAGCATAGGAGAAGACAAGTATTTAACTAGATATATATATGCAATAGGTGATACTAAAGGAAATAAATTAACTGATTTTATCTATTTAGTAGTTGGAGATTATAAAGATGGATTAGCATATGCATCTGATAATGAAAATACATTTTTTATAGACAAACTAGGAAATGAGGTTAAAAGTCTTCCTATAGTCAGTGGAAGTGGTGAACTTTCAATAAAGAATGATTTGGTTTATGCAAATATAGATTATTCACCGTATTATTTAGACAAATCAGGTAAGGTTATATATAAGCCAAATAATGTTATAAACCTTAATAAAAATTATAGTGTGATGAAGAAGAGGTATAAACCTAATATAAATTATTTAATATATAATCCAGTTATAAATGGTGTTAAGAATAGGATCATACAAGATGAGATAAATATCAAATTAAAAGAAATGTCATATTTCAAACCTTATGGGGAGGATGGAAAGCCTAAAGATGTAGTAATAAGCAAAGATGATGTATTAACTTATGATTATTATGGAAATTTTAGTGTGAAATATTTTAAAAAAAATTTATTAATTTTAGATTTAATAGGGTATTATTATCCAATAGGGGCAGCACATGGTATGCCAACAACTAAGACACCAAGTATAGATTTATTAACAGGTAAGTTTTATACCATAGGAGATTTATTCATGGGTGGAGTAAATTGGCTTGGTGAGCTAAATAAGATTATTCAAAAAATGATTGATAGTGATCCACAGTATGAGTATGTTAATAAAGATGCATTTAAGAGTATAAGGATAGATCAAGATTTTTATATAGATGGTGATAATTTGTATATATATTTTCCACCATATGAAATTGGTCCATATGCAGCTGGATTTATAACATTTAAGATTCCTTTTTCTGAAATAAGTGGAATGATAAATAAAAATGGAGCGTTCTACTTATCATTCAATTAG
- a CDS encoding glycoside hydrolase family 13 protein, giving the protein MNLSSIIHEPKSSYCYAYNNDTIHIRLKTAKNEIKKVLLLAVDPFNWVPGKDNPQIYEFEVDSILKNQMEKEQVTELYDCWFAEIKGIEWGRIKYCFIVESNNEKFIIGSHDRIKYSGNTKNLYDLSNYFNYPYINEEDLYICPEWVSETVWYQIFPERFAKGKTDSKKDFIPWGNDEIDGAHKKFGGNLNGVIDKLDYIKETGFSGIYFNPIFESRSSHKYDTTNYYKIDPEFGDNETFKILVEEAHKRGIKVMLDGVFNHCGFLHPFWQDVCKNGIKSKYYDCFYILDPSKPIVQGDLKNGLPEECSREKLNYRTFAFTQSMPKWNTKNKIARDYLIDVGSYWVKNYNIDGWRLDVSNEVSHDFWREFRKKIKSINKDVYILGENWDNSYPWLQGDQFDSVMNYEFTKPVWNFFKENSEETKYDSEKFKFSISKLLTDYPKNITKNMFNLLDSHDTTRIFNIVGKNTEIAKLAYVFMMTFPGCPCIYYGSEIGMDGDEHSNRKCMIWDESKQNRELFSTIKKLINLRKKYKSFNTENMKWINNTENLNIVLYKKLTDKETLYVLLNNSPNEVNLLLPDEMKQSEYINCYSDKIIELQEKLLIKPYEFKLLLKS; this is encoded by the coding sequence ATGAACTTATCTTCAATAATACATGAGCCTAAAAGCTCATATTGTTATGCATATAATAATGATACTATTCATATACGTTTAAAAACCGCAAAAAATGAAATAAAAAAGGTATTACTTTTAGCTGTAGATCCATTTAATTGGGTTCCAGGGAAAGATAATCCTCAAATATATGAGTTTGAAGTAGATTCTATTTTAAAAAATCAAATGGAAAAAGAACAAGTTACAGAACTATATGATTGCTGGTTTGCGGAAATAAAAGGAATTGAGTGGGGAAGGATTAAATATTGTTTTATTGTAGAAAGTAATAATGAAAAATTTATTATTGGAAGCCATGATAGAATTAAATATTCAGGAAATACAAAAAATCTTTATGATTTAAGTAATTATTTTAATTATCCATATATAAATGAAGAAGATTTATATATATGTCCAGAATGGGTTTCAGAAACAGTATGGTATCAAATTTTCCCAGAAAGATTTGCTAAAGGAAAAACTGACAGTAAAAAGGATTTTATTCCATGGGGAAATGATGAAATAGATGGTGCTCATAAGAAATTTGGCGGAAATCTTAATGGAGTAATAGATAAATTAGATTATATTAAAGAGACTGGATTTAGTGGAATTTATTTTAATCCTATTTTTGAATCACGAAGTTCTCATAAATATGATACAACTAATTATTATAAAATAGATCCTGAATTTGGGGATAATGAAACATTTAAAATTTTAGTAGAAGAAGCTCATAAACGAGGAATAAAAGTAATGCTAGATGGTGTATTTAATCATTGTGGATTTCTTCATCCTTTTTGGCAAGATGTGTGTAAGAATGGAATAAAATCTAAATATTATGATTGCTTTTATATCTTAGACCCATCAAAGCCAATAGTTCAAGGAGATTTAAAGAATGGATTACCAGAGGAGTGCTCTAGAGAAAAATTAAATTATCGTACATTTGCTTTTACCCAAAGTATGCCAAAATGGAACACTAAAAATAAGATAGCGCGAGATTATTTAATTGATGTAGGATCTTATTGGGTTAAAAATTATAATATAGATGGATGGAGATTAGATGTATCAAATGAAGTTTCACATGATTTTTGGAGAGAATTTAGAAAAAAAATAAAAAGTATAAATAAAGATGTATATATATTAGGGGAAAACTGGGATAATTCTTATCCTTGGCTTCAAGGTGATCAATTTGATTCAGTTATGAATTATGAATTTACAAAGCCAGTTTGGAATTTTTTTAAAGAAAATAGTGAAGAAACTAAATATGATTCAGAAAAATTTAAATTTTCTATTAGTAAGCTTTTAACTGATTATCCAAAGAATATAACAAAAAATATGTTTAATCTATTAGATAGTCATGATACAACAAGAATTTTTAATATTGTTGGAAAAAATACTGAAATTGCAAAATTAGCTTATGTTTTTATGATGACATTTCCAGGATGTCCTTGTATTTATTATGGAAGTGAAATTGGAATGGATGGTGATGAGCATTCTAATCGTAAATGTATGATTTGGGATGAAAGTAAACAAAATAGAGAATTATTTTCTACTATAAAGAAATTAATTAATCTTAGAAAAAAATACAAGTCTTTTAATACAGAAAATATGAAGTGGATTAATAATACAGAAAATTTGAATATTGTTTTATATAAAAAATTAACAGATAAAGAAACTTTATATGTGTTACTTAATAATTCTCCTAATGAAGTAAATTTATTATTACCTGATGAAATGAAACAAAGTGAATATATAAATTGTTATTCAGATAAAATAATAGAATTACAAGAAAAATTATTAATAAAGCCATATGAATTTAAATTACTATTAAAAAGTTAA